In a genomic window of Rhodococcus sp. SGAir0479:
- the resB gene encoding cytochrome c biogenesis protein ResB, with protein sequence MWPRQEDDAVTTTPLPGRRPLHRASVTVRNSWRHLTSMRTALMLLFLLALAAVPGALLPQRSLNASKVDAYIAARPLVGPILDWLELFDVFASFWFTAIYTLLMISLVGCLVPRLREHLRAVRTAPVPAPRNLSRLPHYRRGTLHAPVDESVVRVHTLLRGWRTATRTGEDGQRSVSAEKGYLREAGNLVFHLSLVGLLVAVAAGRLIGYEGSVIVIADGGPGLCNTSPAVYDSFRAGAATDGTGLDPFCLKVENFSADYLDNGQAQMFTSMLSYQTGGDIGTGRWQKYQLRVNEPLRLGDERVYLTGHGYAPRFTVTFPDGQTRTETLQFAPEDAVTFLSSGALRFDPPGGTFPNPDERRRNQIAIEGLFAPTAAFAGNLLTSAFPAMADPAVAIDIYKGDSGLDTGIPQSIFKLNSEMINQGRLVKQARVNLRPGESTALSDGTEVRFDGADEFVNLQISYDPAQKWVLVFAITMMGGLLVSLIVKRRRIWVRLRPAGVGTIVEFGGLARTDHAGWGPEFTQICQQLFDLPAAKEDR encoded by the coding sequence ATGTGGCCGCGACAGGAGGACGACGCCGTGACTACGACGCCGCTGCCGGGCCGACGACCGCTGCACCGCGCGTCCGTGACCGTCCGCAACTCCTGGCGGCATCTCACGTCGATGAGGACAGCGTTGATGCTGCTGTTCCTGCTCGCATTGGCAGCGGTTCCCGGTGCATTGCTGCCGCAACGCAGCCTCAACGCAAGCAAGGTTGATGCGTACATCGCCGCGCGCCCGTTGGTGGGGCCGATCCTCGACTGGCTCGAGTTGTTCGACGTGTTCGCCAGTTTCTGGTTCACGGCCATCTACACGCTGTTGATGATCTCGCTCGTCGGCTGTCTGGTTCCTCGGCTGCGTGAGCATCTACGCGCTGTGCGCACCGCGCCGGTACCAGCGCCCCGCAATTTGTCTCGGTTGCCGCACTACCGTCGGGGGACGCTCCACGCGCCGGTCGATGAGTCTGTCGTCCGGGTACACACGCTGCTCCGGGGCTGGCGGACTGCCACGCGCACCGGGGAAGACGGACAGCGGTCGGTCTCGGCGGAGAAGGGCTATTTACGCGAGGCGGGCAATCTGGTCTTTCACCTCTCGCTGGTCGGACTGTTGGTGGCGGTCGCCGCCGGTCGGTTGATCGGGTACGAGGGGTCGGTGATCGTCATCGCCGACGGCGGTCCGGGACTGTGCAACACCTCGCCGGCGGTGTATGACTCCTTCCGCGCCGGGGCCGCCACCGACGGTACTGGGCTCGATCCGTTCTGCCTCAAGGTAGAGAATTTTTCCGCCGACTATCTCGACAACGGCCAGGCGCAGATGTTCACCTCCATGCTGTCCTACCAGACTGGAGGTGACATCGGCACCGGCCGCTGGCAGAAGTACCAATTGCGGGTCAACGAGCCGCTGCGTCTCGGCGACGAACGGGTCTACCTCACCGGTCACGGCTACGCCCCCCGGTTCACCGTGACCTTCCCGGACGGGCAGACACGCACCGAGACGCTGCAATTCGCCCCCGAAGACGCAGTAACTTTCCTGAGCAGCGGGGCTCTGCGTTTCGACCCTCCCGGCGGTACCTTTCCGAACCCAGACGAGCGTCGCCGCAACCAGATCGCGATTGAAGGACTGTTCGCCCCTACCGCGGCGTTCGCGGGAAACCTGCTGACCTCGGCGTTTCCCGCGATGGCGGATCCGGCGGTAGCCATCGACATCTACAAGGGCGATTCGGGTCTGGACACCGGCATCCCTCAGTCAATCTTCAAACTCAACTCCGAAATGATCAATCAGGGACGACTGGTCAAACAAGCCCGGGTCAACCTGCGGCCGGGGGAATCGACGGCCCTCAGCGACGGCACAGAGGTGCGATTCGACGGCGCTGACGAATTCGTGAACCTGCAGATCTCCTACGATCCCGCGCAAAAGTGGGTGCTGGTCTTCGCGATCACCATGATGGGCGGCCTACTGGTCTCGCTCATAGTCAAACGCCGCAGGATCTGGGTGCGTCTACGCCCCGCCGGCGTTGGGACGATCGTCGAGTTCGGCGGTCTCGCCCGCACAGATCACGCCGGCTGGGGGCCGGAATTCACCCAGATCTGCCAGCAACTATTCGACCTACCCGCGGCGAAAGAAGACCGATAG
- a CDS encoding Rieske (2Fe-2S) protein, which yields MSDPRTMLPRRAFLITSCAAGCLAAAACTADTGAGDTNEPAVDPIEVATSDVPLGGGIVLSANKIVVTQPESGVFKAFSAICTHQGCVVMGVRNGAIECPCHSSRFSAADGSVVRGPAQRPLEARHVTNVADTLTIT from the coding sequence GTGAGCGATCCCCGAACCATGCTGCCGAGGCGCGCGTTCCTGATCACGAGCTGCGCGGCCGGCTGCTTGGCAGCGGCTGCCTGTACCGCGGATACAGGTGCGGGCGACACCAACGAGCCAGCTGTCGATCCAATCGAGGTCGCGACGTCCGATGTGCCTTTGGGTGGCGGAATCGTCCTTTCTGCAAACAAGATCGTGGTCACCCAACCTGAGAGCGGTGTATTCAAGGCGTTCTCCGCAATCTGTACGCACCAGGGTTGTGTGGTGATGGGCGTCCGTAACGGCGCGATCGAGTGTCCGTGCCACAGCAGTCGTTTCTCGGCGGCGGACGGCTCAGTTGTCCGCGGCCCGGCCCAACGGCCACTCGAAGCTCGGCACGTTACCAACGTCGCAGATACCCTGACAATCACGTGA
- a CDS encoding ArsR/SmtB family transcription factor has protein sequence MTIDSADGCLALRGTGSNLDAAVALFHSLSDGTRLAIVRRLAHGEARVADLIGELGLAQSTVSAHVACLRDCGLVSGRPEGRQVFYSLARPELLDLLASAETLLAATGNAVALCPNYGTDNAAGVTA, from the coding sequence ATGACGATTGATAGTGCGGATGGTTGCCTCGCACTGAGAGGCACCGGCTCGAACCTCGACGCTGCGGTGGCGTTGTTCCACAGCCTCTCCGATGGAACCCGGTTGGCGATCGTGCGCCGCCTCGCCCACGGTGAAGCCCGGGTGGCGGACCTGATCGGCGAACTCGGGTTGGCACAGTCGACGGTCTCGGCGCACGTGGCGTGCCTGCGGGACTGCGGCCTGGTCTCCGGCCGCCCGGAGGGGCGGCAGGTGTTCTACTCCCTCGCCCGGCCGGAGCTACTCGACCTGCTGGCATCGGCCGAAACCCTGCTCGCCGCAACGGGGAATGCAGTCGCGTTGTGCCCGAACTACGGCACCGACAACGCCGCGGGGGTGACGGCATGA
- a CDS encoding cytochrome c oxidase assembly protein, whose protein sequence is MDVKVCRSQLAEYGRRVLMVSVNTESRPRGRRRYAAYILAWGVVAGATAAALTQLSTSEALLLLGLPDPGPLTLYGLPALTGLGEVSAIVMVGSLLLATVLVPPQRSGVLDVDGYLAVRTAGFAAMVWAVCAALLVPLSLSDSSGQSLSVVFADPGPFLSAVADLDVPRAWAWTTVLSIVVAISCRMTLRYRWTPILLVLAVGALMPRALSGHSASGGSHDIATNSLVFHLVAAALWMGGLVALMLHVRRGGDHMDVAVRRFSNVALWAFVIMAASGIINAAVRVPLASLLTGTYGLLLLTKVAALILVGLAGWRQRRTAVKALQTDPHDRREFMRLAVTEIVVLALTIGIAVALGRTPPPAPTSRSTPSAVEEKLGYTLDGPPTFARLAFDWRFDLFFGTAAVLLGVCYLLGVRRLHRRGGQRWPWGRTASWLTGCIVLVIATSSGIGRFAPAVFSVHIAAITALAFVVPMALTLGAPLTLTRSVLEARDKAAEIPGIRHWLHDLHRSALVRFCTRPTIAWILLIAGFYGYYLGGWYESMSGSHVVHVLANGYFLISGFLFFWTLTGVDPTPGPAPTMLTRLLLISSALCAYVGFAFVLFNADSPLAVQYFTSLQRGWIDDLASDQQLGALVSATIAFLAFTSAALGAYTLGRAKNHPGDATTSTLPPRSAPLTAG, encoded by the coding sequence GTGGATGTGAAGGTTTGCCGATCGCAGCTCGCTGAGTACGGCAGAAGGGTTTTGATGGTGAGCGTGAATACGGAATCCCGGCCTCGCGGGCGTCGACGATACGCGGCGTACATTCTTGCGTGGGGTGTGGTTGCCGGGGCCACTGCAGCAGCTTTGACGCAACTTTCTACTTCGGAGGCGCTGCTCCTACTAGGCCTTCCGGACCCGGGGCCTCTCACGCTCTACGGCCTGCCGGCGTTGACAGGCCTGGGCGAGGTGTCGGCCATCGTGATGGTCGGGTCACTCCTGCTCGCAACGGTGCTGGTTCCGCCGCAGCGGTCCGGTGTCCTAGATGTCGATGGATACCTGGCTGTTCGCACTGCAGGTTTCGCTGCCATGGTCTGGGCGGTTTGCGCCGCCCTTCTGGTGCCGCTATCGCTGTCGGACAGCTCTGGGCAGTCACTGAGTGTCGTCTTCGCCGATCCCGGCCCCTTTCTCAGCGCCGTCGCAGATCTTGACGTTCCCAGGGCATGGGCCTGGACGACCGTCCTGTCGATCGTAGTGGCGATTTCGTGCAGGATGACCCTTCGATACAGGTGGACTCCCATCCTGCTGGTACTGGCTGTCGGTGCGCTGATGCCGCGCGCTCTGTCCGGGCATTCCGCCTCCGGCGGCTCCCACGACATCGCCACCAACAGCCTCGTATTTCACCTTGTTGCCGCCGCGCTGTGGATGGGCGGACTGGTCGCGCTGATGCTTCATGTCCGCCGCGGAGGCGACCACATGGACGTCGCGGTTCGCCGATTCTCAAACGTTGCCCTCTGGGCGTTCGTGATCATGGCAGCTTCCGGAATCATCAATGCCGCGGTACGCGTACCTCTGGCATCGTTGCTCACCGGTACATACGGGCTGCTGCTACTCACGAAGGTCGCAGCCTTGATATTGGTGGGTCTCGCAGGATGGCGCCAGCGACGCACTGCCGTCAAGGCCCTGCAGACCGATCCACATGACCGTCGAGAGTTCATGAGACTGGCTGTCACCGAAATTGTCGTGCTGGCCTTGACCATAGGGATCGCAGTGGCACTGGGCCGCACTCCTCCGCCCGCACCCACCAGCCGTTCTACCCCAAGCGCGGTCGAGGAGAAGCTCGGCTACACCTTGGACGGCCCGCCCACGTTCGCCCGCCTGGCATTCGACTGGCGGTTTGATCTGTTCTTCGGGACAGCAGCCGTGCTCCTCGGAGTCTGCTACCTCCTCGGTGTGCGACGCCTGCACCGACGCGGAGGTCAGCGCTGGCCGTGGGGCCGGACAGCGAGTTGGCTGACCGGCTGTATCGTGCTCGTGATCGCAACGTCGTCCGGTATCGGACGGTTCGCTCCAGCAGTGTTTAGCGTCCACATCGCCGCCATCACGGCTCTCGCCTTCGTCGTGCCGATGGCCCTCACCCTGGGGGCTCCGCTGACTCTAACCAGATCAGTGCTCGAAGCGCGGGACAAGGCCGCTGAAATCCCCGGCATCCGTCATTGGCTACACGATCTTCATCGAAGCGCACTCGTGCGGTTTTGCACCCGCCCCACCATTGCGTGGATCCTCTTGATCGCGGGATTTTATGGGTACTACCTCGGAGGGTGGTACGAGAGTATGAGCGGCTCCCACGTCGTCCACGTGCTGGCCAATGGATACTTCTTGATATCTGGTTTCCTCTTCTTTTGGACCCTCACAGGTGTCGATCCCACGCCCGGACCCGCGCCGACCATGCTCACTCGGCTTCTTCTGATCAGCAGCGCATTGTGCGCCTACGTGGGCTTCGCCTTCGTCCTGTTCAACGCCGACTCACCACTTGCCGTTCAGTACTTCACCTCGTTGCAGCGCGGCTGGATCGACGACCTCGCCTCCGATCAACAACTCGGCGCCCTCGTCAGTGCGACCATTGCGTTCTTGGCTTTCACCAGCGCCGCTCTCGGTGCATACACCCTCGGCAGAGCGAAAAACCACCCCGGGGATGCCACGACCTCGACGCTACCGCCGAGATCGGCGCCACTCACCGCCGGCTAG
- a CDS encoding heavy metal translocating P-type ATPase, whose product MSDACGCGHDEPTVNEDGEEREPEKLWQVTEIRAAAAAGVLLVAALIVRASGGADGLGLGLEVAALIVAGYTFVPSTLKRLAKGKIGVGTLMTIAAVGAVVLGEVGEAAMLAFLFAISEGLEEYAVTRTRRGLRALLSLVPDTATVLRGGREETVAPADLTLGEIMIVKPGERVATDGIIRVGRTALDTSAITGESVPVEAGPGDEVFAGSINGTGVLEVEVTAGAQDNSLAKIVRIVEAEQSRKGEAQRLADKIAKPLVPAVMVAAAVIAAVGSLAGDPRVWIERALVVLVAASPCALAIAIPVTVVAAIGAASKLGVLVKGGAALEALGRIRTVALDKTGTLTRNQPVVIDVAAANGATPDEVLAVAAALEARSEHPLARAILAAVDHYVPADDVDAVTGAGLTGRIDGAPVRLGRPGWIDLGPLAAEIERMQHAGATAVLIERAGTVIGAVAVRDELRPEALEVIAGLRRDGYQVAMLTGDNDRTARALAADVGIDEVHADLRPEDKARIVGALRSAHPTAMVGDGVNDAPALATADLGIAMGAMGTDVAIETADVALMGEDLRHLPQALHHARRSRTIMLQNVGLSLAIITVLMPLALFGVLGLAAVVLVHEVAEIVVIANGVRAGRARTLTAAAPSAITREPIAGARS is encoded by the coding sequence ATGAGCGATGCATGCGGCTGCGGCCACGACGAACCCACCGTCAACGAGGACGGCGAAGAGCGCGAACCTGAGAAGCTGTGGCAGGTCACCGAGATCCGGGCCGCGGCAGCGGCCGGTGTGCTGCTGGTCGCGGCGCTGATCGTCCGGGCGTCCGGCGGAGCCGATGGTCTCGGCTTGGGGCTCGAGGTGGCCGCGCTGATCGTGGCCGGCTACACGTTCGTCCCGTCCACGCTCAAGCGGCTGGCCAAGGGCAAGATCGGCGTCGGCACGCTGATGACGATCGCCGCCGTCGGCGCGGTGGTGCTCGGTGAGGTCGGCGAGGCCGCCATGCTCGCGTTCCTGTTCGCGATCAGCGAGGGACTCGAGGAGTACGCGGTCACCCGCACCCGCCGGGGCCTGCGGGCCCTGTTGTCGCTGGTCCCGGACACTGCCACGGTGCTCCGCGGTGGCCGTGAGGAGACCGTGGCGCCGGCTGACCTCACTCTCGGCGAGATCATGATCGTCAAGCCCGGGGAGCGGGTCGCCACCGACGGCATCATCCGCGTCGGACGCACCGCGCTGGACACCTCCGCGATCACCGGGGAATCGGTGCCCGTCGAGGCCGGTCCCGGCGACGAGGTGTTCGCCGGATCTATCAACGGCACCGGCGTCCTCGAGGTCGAGGTCACCGCTGGCGCGCAGGACAACTCGCTGGCCAAGATCGTGCGGATCGTCGAGGCCGAGCAGTCCCGCAAGGGCGAGGCGCAACGCCTGGCCGACAAGATCGCCAAGCCGCTCGTCCCGGCCGTGATGGTCGCCGCCGCGGTCATCGCCGCCGTCGGCAGCCTCGCCGGGGACCCGCGGGTGTGGATCGAACGCGCCCTCGTCGTGCTCGTCGCCGCCTCACCGTGCGCGCTGGCGATCGCCATCCCCGTCACGGTCGTCGCCGCGATCGGCGCCGCGTCCAAGCTCGGAGTCCTGGTCAAGGGCGGTGCCGCACTCGAAGCACTCGGCCGCATCCGCACCGTCGCGCTCGACAAGACCGGCACCCTCACCCGCAACCAGCCCGTCGTGATCGACGTCGCCGCCGCGAACGGCGCCACCCCCGACGAGGTCCTCGCGGTGGCCGCAGCGTTGGAGGCACGCAGCGAACACCCATTGGCCCGAGCGATTCTCGCCGCCGTCGACCACTACGTGCCCGCCGACGATGTCGATGCCGTGACCGGCGCTGGCCTGACCGGCCGCATCGACGGCGCACCGGTTCGGCTCGGTCGACCCGGCTGGATCGACCTGGGCCCGCTCGCCGCCGAAATCGAACGGATGCAGCACGCCGGCGCCACCGCGGTCCTGATCGAACGCGCCGGAACCGTGATCGGGGCGGTCGCCGTCCGCGACGAACTGCGCCCCGAGGCCCTCGAGGTGATCGCCGGACTGCGCCGCGACGGCTACCAGGTCGCGATGCTCACCGGCGACAACGACCGCACCGCCCGCGCCCTGGCTGCCGACGTCGGCATCGACGAAGTGCACGCCGACCTGCGGCCCGAGGACAAGGCCCGCATCGTCGGAGCCCTCCGTTCTGCACACCCGACCGCGATGGTCGGCGACGGGGTCAACGACGCACCCGCCCTCGCCACCGCCGACCTCGGTATTGCGATGGGTGCGATGGGCACCGACGTGGCAATCGAGACCGCCGACGTCGCTCTGATGGGTGAGGACCTGCGCCACCTGCCCCAGGCGCTGCACCACGCGCGCCGGTCCCGGACGATCATGCTGCAGAACGTCGGCCTGTCCCTGGCGATCATCACCGTCTTGATGCCGCTGGCCCTGTTCGGTGTCCTCGGGCTGGCCGCCGTCGTCCTCGTCCACGAAGTCGCCGAGATCGTCGTCATCGCCAACGGCGTCCGCGCCGGACGCGCCCGTACCCTCACCGCAGCGGCACCCTCGGCGATCACGCGCGAGCCGATCGCCGGGGCTCGGTCATGA
- the ccsB gene encoding c-type cytochrome biogenesis protein CcsB produces the protein MPIDDTLARYSDLSFETAFAVYLLALMLFVAEFAAARARRATPALASPLPAASTSGPGRVTTPKGRELSDRLGRMGVSLLMVAWALHIGSMVLRGLATARFPWGNMYEFVTVTCAVGVLAGLIVLRRPALRVLWMFALIPVLILLFVAGTVLYADAAPVVPALQSFWLPIHVSVVSVSSGVFLVAGVSSALFLLVVRFQQHPNTRLAWVMQRLPDADTLDRLAYRTTIFAFPLFGAGVVLGAIWAEAAWGRFWGWDPKETVSFIAWVIYAAYLHARATSGWRDTRAAWINIAGFVAMLFNLFIINMVVSGLHSYAGLN, from the coding sequence ATGCCGATCGACGACACGCTTGCCCGCTACTCCGACCTGAGCTTCGAAACCGCCTTCGCCGTCTATCTACTGGCACTAATGCTTTTCGTCGCCGAGTTCGCCGCAGCGCGCGCCCGCCGCGCAACTCCAGCGCTCGCATCCCCCCTCCCGGCGGCCTCAACCAGCGGCCCCGGCCGAGTCACAACGCCGAAGGGCAGGGAACTGTCAGACCGACTCGGGCGCATGGGCGTCAGCTTGCTGATGGTGGCCTGGGCCCTGCACATCGGGTCAATGGTGCTGCGCGGGTTGGCTACCGCACGCTTTCCCTGGGGCAACATGTACGAGTTCGTCACCGTCACCTGCGCGGTGGGGGTACTCGCAGGGCTGATCGTGCTGCGTCGGCCGGCGCTGCGCGTGCTGTGGATGTTCGCGTTGATCCCGGTGCTGATTCTGTTGTTCGTTGCCGGCACCGTGTTGTATGCCGATGCCGCTCCGGTCGTACCGGCGTTGCAGTCGTTCTGGCTACCGATCCATGTGTCAGTGGTCTCCGTGTCGAGCGGAGTGTTCCTCGTTGCCGGGGTATCCAGCGCCCTGTTCCTATTGGTCGTGCGGTTCCAACAGCACCCGAACACTCGACTCGCCTGGGTGATGCAGCGCCTACCGGACGCAGATACCCTCGATCGTCTTGCCTATCGCACAACCATTTTCGCGTTTCCCTTGTTCGGTGCCGGCGTCGTCCTCGGCGCGATCTGGGCCGAGGCCGCCTGGGGCCGCTTCTGGGGCTGGGATCCGAAAGAAACCGTTTCGTTTATCGCCTGGGTGATCTACGCCGCCTACCTGCACGCCCGCGCCACCTCCGGATGGCGCGACACCCGTGCAGCGTGGATCAATATCGCAGGGTTCGTGGCAATGCTCTTCAACCTGTTCATCATTAACATGGTGGTCTCTGGACTGCACTCCTACGCGGGACTGAACTGA
- a CDS encoding signal peptidase II, whose product MTSAEPTASTTAGWRRGRRTLVAVAVALAAIALVVDPIARETLSGGRAVDLGLLQLRLTYNTGVAFSLGDQLPTAVVLAATAAITATISVFAWRTAPDSHPIQTIGLAAIVAGAAANVIDRLLDGKVTDYFHTG is encoded by the coding sequence ATGACATCCGCCGAGCCCACCGCCTCGACCACGGCCGGGTGGCGCCGCGGCCGCCGCACCCTCGTCGCGGTCGCCGTCGCCTTAGCTGCGATCGCGCTGGTCGTCGATCCGATCGCGCGCGAGACACTTTCCGGGGGCCGGGCCGTCGATCTCGGCCTGCTGCAACTGCGCCTGACCTACAACACCGGGGTCGCGTTCAGTCTCGGTGACCAACTCCCCACCGCCGTCGTTCTTGCCGCCACCGCGGCCATCACCGCCACGATCAGTGTGTTCGCGTGGCGTACCGCACCCGACAGTCACCCGATCCAGACCATCGGACTCGCCGCGATCGTCGCCGGCGCCGCCGCCAACGTCATCGACCGACTCCTCGACGGCAAGGTCACCGACTACTTCCACACCGG
- the lnt gene encoding apolipoprotein N-acyltransferase yields MATTTAPKAQSEFVFSTRRHRWAIVVRSVAAVCAGGLLYSSFPPRSWWFLAPLGLAVLLMVLRGRRVRPAIGYGYLAGLGLFLPLLPWVGEYVGAAAWLAVAAAQAAAVGGFGALAVVVSRLPASPVWVAGAWVATEGIRARIPFGGFPWGRLAFGQADGLLLPLARISGAPGLSFAVALSGAAVAGLLTCLCRRRVRRGLLHCALALAPVGLALAIPPGTAAAPRTATVAVVQGNVPRLGLDFNAQRRAVLDNHVARTEELAAAIAAGELPPPDLVVWPENASDIDPLRNADASDAIDRAARSVGVPILVGAVLKNDDGTTRNTSLVWDPATGPGQAHDKRQLVPFGEYLPMRSLVTALVPYAERAGNFVPGNGDGVVTAAGIRLGVATCYEVAFDRLVTESVRAGAQLLTVPTNNATFGRTEMTYQQLAMSRVRAVEHSRSVLVAATSGVSAIITPDGAVQGQTSLFTADVLTSQIPLQDNITLATRIGALPEVSVSILTALAAGATVASRRRP; encoded by the coding sequence TTGGCGACCACCACCGCGCCGAAAGCGCAGTCCGAGTTCGTATTCTCGACTCGGCGTCACCGTTGGGCCATTGTCGTCCGGTCGGTCGCCGCGGTCTGTGCGGGCGGGCTTCTGTACTCGAGTTTCCCTCCGCGATCATGGTGGTTCCTTGCTCCGCTCGGTCTCGCGGTGCTGTTGATGGTCCTGCGGGGAAGGAGGGTTCGCCCTGCTATCGGTTACGGCTACCTCGCCGGACTGGGGCTCTTCCTTCCGTTGCTGCCGTGGGTTGGCGAGTATGTGGGCGCCGCGGCATGGCTGGCGGTGGCGGCGGCGCAGGCTGCGGCGGTCGGGGGGTTCGGCGCCCTCGCCGTAGTGGTATCACGGCTCCCCGCCTCGCCGGTGTGGGTGGCGGGCGCATGGGTTGCGACCGAAGGGATTCGAGCGCGAATTCCCTTCGGGGGCTTTCCCTGGGGGCGTCTGGCGTTCGGGCAAGCAGACGGACTCCTGTTGCCCCTCGCCCGCATTTCCGGCGCGCCCGGGCTGTCTTTCGCGGTCGCCTTGTCCGGGGCGGCTGTGGCCGGACTCCTGACATGCCTGTGCAGGCGGCGGGTGCGCCGCGGACTCCTGCACTGTGCGCTCGCGTTGGCCCCGGTCGGGCTGGCGCTGGCCATTCCTCCCGGGACGGCCGCCGCACCACGGACGGCAACCGTCGCCGTCGTGCAGGGCAATGTGCCCCGACTCGGGCTGGATTTCAATGCCCAACGCCGCGCCGTCCTCGACAATCACGTCGCCCGCACCGAGGAACTCGCCGCCGCCATCGCGGCCGGTGAACTGCCCCCGCCCGATCTGGTTGTGTGGCCGGAGAATGCATCCGACATCGATCCCCTGCGCAACGCCGACGCCTCCGATGCCATCGACCGCGCTGCGCGAAGTGTCGGCGTACCGATTCTCGTCGGTGCCGTGTTGAAGAACGACGACGGGACCACACGCAACACCTCGCTCGTGTGGGATCCTGCGACTGGGCCGGGGCAGGCACACGACAAGCGCCAGCTCGTCCCGTTCGGGGAGTATCTGCCGATGAGATCGCTGGTCACAGCCCTCGTCCCGTACGCCGAGCGAGCGGGCAACTTCGTACCCGGAAACGGGGACGGCGTGGTGACGGCCGCTGGCATTCGCCTCGGGGTCGCCACCTGCTACGAGGTCGCCTTCGACCGTCTCGTCACCGAATCCGTGCGTGCCGGAGCGCAATTGCTCACCGTTCCCACCAACAATGCAACCTTCGGGCGCACCGAGATGACCTACCAGCAGCTGGCGATGTCCCGGGTGCGGGCGGTCGAACACTCACGAAGTGTGCTGGTCGCCGCGACAAGCGGCGTCAGCGCGATCATCACACCCGACGGTGCCGTCCAGGGCCAAACCTCCTTGTTCACCGCTGACGTCCTCACCAGTCAGATCCCTCTGCAGGACAACATCACGTTGGCCACCCGAATCGGCGCGCTGCCGGAGGTATCGGTGTCGATCTTGACTGCCCTCGCCGCCGGTGCAACGGTTGCGTCACGGAGGCGGCCCTAG
- a CDS encoding M23 family metallopeptidase, with translation MQQYIANTLRDSGVVQPDHEQLVLDAQAALGNIATTAQAALDTFVIDAAGTLGASAPDTPSVINAPPENQAAVGDDAPGVDSAWSPAPTVDPVNGSVAALSAELPDSQRAVTPVSGTLTSDFGPRSGTTHWGLDIANSIGTPVLAAADGTVIAAGPASGFGLWVRVLHDDGTTTVYGHINEYLVEEGQRVQAGQQIATVGNRGQSTGPHLHFEAWDADGNKTDPKQWLAQRGTTFNAGSLGSQS, from the coding sequence GTGCAGCAGTACATCGCCAACACTCTGCGTGACTCTGGTGTGGTGCAGCCAGACCACGAGCAGTTGGTACTCGACGCTCAAGCAGCCCTCGGCAATATCGCCACTACTGCGCAGGCTGCGCTCGACACGTTCGTCATCGACGCCGCGGGCACCCTCGGCGCTTCTGCGCCCGACACGCCGTCGGTGATAAACGCTCCCCCCGAGAATCAGGCGGCGGTCGGCGATGACGCGCCTGGCGTCGACAGCGCCTGGTCGCCGGCGCCTACCGTCGATCCGGTCAACGGATCAGTCGCGGCGCTGTCTGCCGAGCTGCCCGATAGTCAACGGGCAGTCACGCCGGTCTCCGGCACGCTGACCTCGGACTTCGGTCCTAGGTCCGGCACGACCCACTGGGGACTGGATATCGCCAACAGTATCGGCACGCCGGTGCTGGCAGCCGCCGACGGCACTGTGATTGCGGCCGGACCAGCATCCGGATTCGGCCTGTGGGTGCGTGTGCTGCACGACGACGGAACCACCACCGTCTACGGCCACATCAACGAATACCTCGTCGAAGAAGGGCAAAGGGTTCAGGCCGGCCAGCAGATTGCCACCGTCGGAAACCGCGGCCAGTCCACAGGCCCGCACCTGCACTTCGAAGCCTGGGACGCCGACGGAAACAAGACCGACCCCAAGCAGTGGCTCGCACAGCGCGGTACCACCTTCAACGCCGGAAGCCTCGGTTCTCAGTCCTGA
- a CDS encoding antitoxin — MSLVDTLKGLARKGKKAAAQNADKIEHAVDKAGGFIDSKTQGKYADKIEKGKEAAKKIIPPSEQGK, encoded by the coding sequence ATGAGCCTCGTTGACACACTCAAGGGTCTGGCCCGCAAGGGGAAGAAGGCAGCGGCGCAAAACGCGGACAAGATCGAGCATGCCGTCGACAAGGCTGGTGGCTTCATCGACTCCAAGACGCAAGGCAAGTACGCCGACAAGATCGAGAAGGGCAAGGAAGCCGCCAAGAAGATCATTCCGCCCAGCGAGCAGGGCAAGTAG